Proteins from a single region of Eremothecium gossypii ATCC 10895 chromosome VI, complete sequence:
- the ECT1 gene encoding ethanolamine-phosphate cytidylyltransferase (Syntenic homolog of Saccharomyces cerevisiae YGR007W (ECT1)): protein MLDPRYVWIDGCFDFTHYGHAAAMLQARQTIAPGDLPSRLFAGVHSDAEIAHHKGAPPVMEEEERYMHVQHIRWVDEIVKDAPYVTEPAVLDYYACQYVVHGDDITLDAEGHDCYQEVKDLGRFQVVKRTCGVSTTELIQRMLDGPRPQAPMEPVDASTLRLFATARDGFSPWCWVFDGTLDRCLVEGGFVWEPQAAVYVEDNFDLFHAGHIERLARVRDIAGAERLVVGVQAAPNAYMTLRERVLGVLSCDAVDAVVVAPAAGVTAELRSFCLHDPALNGVFAGLTSSAIAARVTAQRNRYAARNRAKGIVS from the coding sequence ATGCTAGATCCAAGGTACGTTTGGATTGACGGCTGCTTCGACTTCACGCATTACGGCCATGCGGCTGCCATGCTACAGGCGCGGCAGACCATTGCGCCGGGCGATTTGCCCTCACGCCTGTTTGCAGGTGTCCATAGTGACGCAGAGATCGCGCACCACAAGGGCGCCCCGCCAGTGATGGAGGAGGAAGAGCGCTATATGCACGTGCAGCACATCCGCTGGGTTGATGAGATCGTGAAAGACGCGCCATACGTTACGGAACCCGCCGTCCTGGACTACTATGCATGCCAATACGTGGTCCATGGCGATGACATCACCCTTGACGCAGAAGGCCACGACTGCTACCAAGAGGTGAAGGATTTGGGTCGCTTCCAGGTGGTGAAACGGACCTGCGGCGTTAGCACCACTGAGCTTATCCAGCGCATGCTGGACGGCCCGCGACCACAAGCGCCCATGGAGCCCGTTGATGCCTCAACATTGCGACTGTTCGCGACAGCACGTGACGGATTCAGCCCTTGGTGCTGGGTCTTCGACGGCACGCTCGACCGCTGCCTCGTTGAGGGCGGCTTTGTGTGGGAGCCGCAAGCGGCGGTATACGTGGAGGACAACTTTGATTTGTTCCACGCTGGCCACATCGAGCGGCTCGCCCGTGTACGTGATATCGCAGGTGCGGAGCGCCTAGTTGTTGGGGTGCAAGCCGCGCCCAACGCTTACATGACCCTGCGCGAGCGCGTACTCGGGGTACTGAGCTGCGACGCGGTCGATGCAGTCGTCGTGGCGCCCGCGGCCGGCGTGACTGCTGAGTTGCGCTCCTTCTGTCTGCACGACCCCGCGCTGAACGGCGTCTTCGCGGGGCTTACCAGCAGCGCAATTGCCGCGCGCGTGACCGCGCAGCGCAACCGCTACGCAGCGCGCAACAGGGCAAAGGGCATAGTATCGTAA
- a CDS encoding PEX28-32 family peroxisomal membrane protein (Syntenic homolog of Saccharomyces cerevisiae YLR324W (PEX30) and YGR004W (PEX31)): MNSSGKETRAQFVDESHGLPHGGKSNQNLRSALKQRRPSGEGNSDYGSLVVSSPLLNSTPPTVTKSLVKLYPYLVIADRALSTLTWTNDDVWESVLMVICYGAGVVYFERLIKFFGHLVIVGVLWGYSLLDKHVEETIRDRPTLDDVVQMMSRVVAKSDLLLSPVSVLSGNDIKRLLLTMVFLSPIYVILTLFVIPPRKFVLVAGVYVLTYHSSWSSVTRKLLWRFKLVRLLAFYVTGLDLSGVNKYQGGIFAAVHKKVKKLSGTNGADDGKPIRFTYVLYENQRRWLAIGWTSNMLSYERSSWTDEFLNEAPPPEKFKLPEENGGMVWRWVDKTWRLDLTNDGAIHLPSSRSKTTASPNSDDGFIYYDNTWKKPSTEDSFSKYTRRRRWIRTAELIKIDALGAAEGAHDELCSVTTDMGSSPSRNVKFETSTPSSPRARKVSFSKVENVRVIHASTSASDKNNTRGELSERTKKEPSPEKAGGATESVAKPQAPENDGKTDKKNV; this comes from the coding sequence ATGAACAGCTCAGGCAAAGAGACGCGGGCGCAGTTCGTGGACGAGTCGCACGGGCTCCCGCACGGGGGCAAGAGTAACCAGAATCTGCGCAGCGCACTCAAGCAGCGGCGGCCGTCCGGCGAGGGCAACAGCGACTACGGCAGCCTGGTGGTGTCGTCGCCGCTGCTGAACTCGACGCCTCCGACGGTGACGAAGTCGCTGGTGAAGCTGTACCCGTACTTGGTCATCGCGGACCGCGCGCTGAGCACGCTGACGTGGACAAACGACGATGTGTGGGAGAGCGTGCTGATGGTGATATGCTACGGGGCGGGGGTGGTGTACTTCGAGCGGCTGATCAAGTTTTTCGGGCACCTGGTGATCGTGGGTGTGCTGTGGGGGTACTCGTTGCTGGACAAACACGTGGAGGAGACGATCAGGGACCGGCCGACGCTGGACGACGTGGTGCAGATGATGTCGCGGGTGGTGGCGAAGTCCGatctgctgctgtcgcCGGTGAGCGTGCTGAGCGGTAATGACATTAAGCGCCTTCTGTTGACAATGGTGTTTCTATCGCCCATCTATGTGATTCTGACGCTGTTTGTGATTCCGCCGCGCAAGTTTGTGCTGGTGGCGGGTGTGTACGTGCTCACGTACCACTCCTCGTGGTCGTCGGTCACGCGCAAGCTGCTCTGGCGCTTCAAGTTGGTGCGCCTGCTGGCCTTCTACGTGACCGGGCTGGATCTGAGCGGTGTAAACAAGTACCAGGGGGGGATCTTCGCGGCAGTGCACAAGAAGGTCAAGAAGCTTTCTGGGACAAACGGTGCAGACGACGGTAAGCCGATCCGGTTTACATACGTGCTCTACGAGAACCAGCGGCGCTGGCTGGCGATTGGCTGGACTTCCAACATGCTGAGCTACGAGCGCAGCTCCTGGACAGATGAGTTCCTGAACGaggcgccgccgccggaAAAGTTTAAGTTGCCTGAAGAAAACGGCGGGATGGTGTGGCGCTGGGTGGACAAAACGTGGCGCCTGGATCTAACGAACGACGGCGCAATTCATCTCCCAAGCTCGCGCTCCAAGACTACTGCATCTCCTAACTCCGATGATGGCTTCATCTACTACGATAACACCTGGAAGAAACCCTCTACCGAGGACTCCTTCTCAAAATACACACGCAGGCGGCGGTGGATCCGAACTGCAGAACTAATCAAGATCGATGCTCTCGGGGCCGCGGAGGGCGCCCATGACGAGCTGTGCTCGGTAACCACTGATATGGGCAGCTCACCCTCACGCAACGTCAAGTTCGAGACCAGCACGCCGTCCAGCCCGCGCGCCAGGAAAGTATCGTTCAGCAAGGTCGAAAACGTTCGGGTGATTCACGCAAGCACTTCCGCCAGCGACAAGAACAATACTCGAGGCGAACTATCGGAGAGGACAAAAAAAGAGCCGTCCCCAGAAAAGGCAGGCGGCGCAACGGAGAGCGTTGCAAAGCCTCAGGCTCCTGAGAACGATGGCAAGACGGACAAGAAAAACGTATAG
- the RPL38 gene encoding 60S ribosomal protein eL38 (Syntenic homolog of Saccharomyces cerevisiae YLR325C (RPL38)) — MAREITDIKEFLELTRRADVTGATIKVNKKLNKNGKAFRQTKFKVRGSKKLYTLIVNDAGKAKKLMQSLPPTLKVNKL; from the coding sequence ATGGCTAGAGAAATTACTGACATCAAGGAGTTCTTGGAGTTGACCAGAAGAGCCGACGTCACTGGCGCCACCATCAAGGTTAACAAGAAGCTGAACAAGAACGGCAAGGCCTTCAGACAGACCAAGTTCAAGGTCCGGGGTTCCAAGAAGCTATACACTTTGATCGTCAACGACGCTGGTAAGGCCAAGAAGCTAATGCAGTCGTTGCCACCAACCTTGAAGGTCAACAAGTTGTAA
- the HSP12 gene encoding lipid-binding protein HSP12 (Syntenic homolog of Saccharomyces cerevisiae YFL014W (HSP12)), whose amino-acid sequence MSNRQNNDAADNVSRKVSDMSQRVSEATRPDSDRSAVERGQERLSDAKDSVRSAMKPDSQKGYLEKGQERLSDAKDSVRSAVKPDSEKGYLEKGQERLSDAKDSVRSAVKPDSEKGYLEKGQERMSDAKDSVKSAVKPDSEKGYLEKGRERLSDAKDSFTSAIKPDSAKSYLEKGKERLSELADSARSTFKPESQKDSLESGQDHLSAAGSSAKSAVKPNSQKSYTERGKETLGDAAETAKEKLSGAYQYVSKALHGEGDATTGAGHTGTNTTTASHPTGSHQGGSTYSSGGARH is encoded by the coding sequence ATGAGCAACAGACAGAACAACGACGCCGCCGACAACGTTTCCAGAAAGGTTTCGGACATGTCCCAAAGGGTTTCCGAGGCGACGCGCCCGGACAGCGACCGGAGCGCGGTTGAGCGCGGCCAGGAGCGTCTGTCGGACGCGAAGGACTCGGTCAGGTCTGCCATGAAGCCGGACTCGCAGAAGGGCTACCTGGAGAAGGGCCAGGAGCGGCTATCGGACGCGAAGGACTCGGTCAGGTCTGCCGTGAAGCCAGACTCGGAGAAGGGCTACCTGGAGAAGGGCCAGGAGCGGCTATCGGACGCGAAGGACTCGGTCAGGTCTGCCGTGAAGCCAGACTCGGAGAAGGGCTACCTGGAGAAGGGCCAGGAGCGGATGTCGGACGCAAAGGACTCGGTGAAGTCTGCCGTGAAGCCAGACTCGGAGAAGGGCTACCTGGAGAAGGGCAGGGAGCGTCTGTCGGACGCTAAGGACTCATTCACGTCAGCCATCAAGCCAGACTCGGCGAAGAGCTACTTGGAAAAGGGTAAGGAGCGCCTGTCCGAGCTTGCCGACTCCGCGCGCTCGACCTTCAAACCCGAGTCCCAGAAGGACTCCCTTGAGAGTGGCCAGGACCACCTTTCCGCTGCGGGCAGCTCTGCGAAGTCGGCTGTGAAGCCAAACTCCCAGAAGAGCTACACCGAAAGGGGTAAGGAGACACTGGGTGACGCCGCAGAGACTGCGAAGGAGAAGCTTTCCGGCGCCTACCAATATGTAAGTAAGGCCCTTCACGGCGAGGGTGATGCCACTACGGGTGCAGGCCACACAGGCACCAACACCACCACTGCCTCGCACCCAACCGGCTCTCACCAGGGTGGCTCCACCTACTCATCCGGGGGTGCACGTCACTGA
- the STF2 gene encoding ATPase-stabilizing factor family protein (Syntenic homolog of Saccharomyces cerevisiae YLR327C (TMA10) and YGR008C (STF2)), whose translation MTRTNKWTIHESKPESRYFTHNGPFGTSPNYVKKDGSGRGNWGKPGDEIEDLIDAGEIPPLFNKSRRGSNSQAREARLEKVQRHEP comes from the coding sequence ATGACAAGAACCAACAAGTGGACAATTCATGAATCTAAGCCCGAGTCGCGGTACTTTACGCACAATGGTCCCTTCGGCACTTCCCCTAACTACGTGAAGAAGGACGGGTCTGGCCGCGGCAACTGGGGCAAGCCAGGGGATGAGATAGAGGACTTGATCGACGCCGGGGAGATCCCGCCCTTGTTCAACAAGTCGCGGCGGGGCTCAAACTCGCAAGCGCGGGAGGCTCGGCTAGAGAAGGTCCAGCGCCACGAGCCGTGA
- the CWC24 gene encoding U2-type spliceosomal complex subunit CWC24 (Syntenic homolog of Saccharomyces cerevisiae YLR323C (CWC24)): protein MFRKRNVKGSQQKKAALRVVEDDVECLATPPVVPAKKRKIRELDDTSRSAVRASGFGRDHVSAGTQEAVARATDDAPDRRAESSGARTAVGSNVRTRVVMDYQPDVCKDYRQTGFCGYGDSCKFLHSRDDFRAGWRLNEEWKVGQTEARDLDSIPFRCVLCRGHYRAPVRTRCGHYFCGGCFARRVRETRQCAVCGADTQGVAQSAARLRELLAAGAGAGDSPDDTPAEEEPRSPGEPAAGEERRGAESG, encoded by the coding sequence ATGTTCAGGAAGAGGAATGTGAAGGGCAGCCAACAGAAGAAGGCTGCTCTGCGTGTGGTGGAGGACGATGTTGAGTGTTTGGCCACCCCACCTGTTGTCCCCGCGAAGAAAAGGAAGATCAGGGAGCTGGACGATACCAGCCGGTCGGCGGTTCGGGCGTCGGGGTTTGGGAGAGACCACGTGAGCGCCGGCACGCAAGAGGCGGTGGCCCGGGCAACTGATGATGCACCAGACAGACGGGCGGAGTCGTCCGGGGCGCGGACAGCGGTCGGGTCGAACGTGCGCACGCGCGTGGTGATGGACTACCAACCGGACGTGTGCAAGGACTACCGGCAGACGGGGTTCTGCGGGTACGGTGACTCGTGCAAGTTCCTGCACTCGCGGGACGACTTCCGCGCGGGGTGGCGGCTGAACGAGGAGTGGAAGGTGGGCCAGACAGAGGCGCGCGACCTGGACTCGATCCCGTTCCGCTGCGTTCTGTGCCGCGGGCACTACCGGGCGCCGGTCCGTACGCGGTGCGGACACTATTTCTGCGGGGGCTGCTTTGCGCGGCGGGTGCGGGAGACACGGCAGTGCGCGGTGTGCGGGGCGGACACGCAGGGCGTAGCGCAGAGCGCAGCACggctgcgcgagctgctAGCGGCGGGTGCGGGGGCCGGTGACAGCCCGGACGACACGCCCGCAGAGGAAGAGCCGCGGAGCCCGGGGGAGCCAGCGGCGGGCGAGGAGCGGCGAGGAGCGGAGAGCGGATAG
- the TFG2 gene encoding transcription factor IIF subunit TFG2 (Syntenic homolog of Saccharomyces cerevisiae YGR005C (TFG2)) produces MSILNRRSDSGAQGSSQGKTTAVAGHDSGDEYLSQGEEVFDGNDIENNERKIYEESLDLDLSTSDRRIWLVRLPKFLAEKWRDPRNLNGQELGKIRINKRDQSIQLLLNEDKENAEIPHEYDLELTKKQVQNEYIFTEQNLKKYQQREQELAADPEKQKQAFLRKQEREEELKKRQQQMRRRYNSKKKFQNRVMTDRDGRDRYIPYVKTIPKKTAVTGTVCHECQLIPSIDDPNYHKIVEQRRQIVRNIHKPTVTVLDETPGVTMSNAGLSMRSDTSKFLKVGKERKNNQRAIRMPKKELLDYLFKLFDEYDYWSLKGLKERTRQPEAYLKESLDQVALLVKKGPYALKYTLKTEYKKLKEAERSARLGELAGADDQDGGSPDGSGHPRNQDEQDEGEEDVEMEDIL; encoded by the coding sequence ATGAGCATATTAAACAGAAGAAGCGACAGCGGTGCTCAGGGGAGTAGCCAAGGGAAAACGACGGCCGTGGCTGGTCACGACTCAGGGGACGAGTACTTGTCGCAGGGCGAAGAGGTATTTGACGGTAACGACATAGAGAACAATGAACGCAAGATATACGAGGAGTCACTTGACCTCGACCTATCAACTAGCGACCGGCGCATCTGGCTTGTGCGCCTGCCGAAGTTCTTGGCGGAGAAATGGCGGGACCCTCGCAACCTCAATGGCCAGGAGCTGGGCAAGATCAGAATCAACAAGCGGGATCAGTCcatccagctgctgctgaacgAGGACAAGGAGAACGCGGAAATTCCGCACGAGTACGACCTGGAGCTGACCAAAAAGCAGGTGCAGAACGAGTACATATTCACCGAGCAAAACCTAAAGAAATACCAGCAACGGGAACAGGAGCTTGCAGCAGACCCTGAGAAGCAGAAACAGGCGTTCCTGCGGAAACAAGAGCGCGAGGAAGAGCTCAAGAAACGCCAGCAACAGATGCGCCGCCGCTATAACAGCAAGAAGAAGTTCCAGAATCGTGTGATGACGGACCGCGACGGGCGCGACCGGTACATTCCGTACGTGAAGACCATTCCGAAGAAGACTGCCGTCACAGGTACTGTATGCCACGAGTGCCAGCTCATCCCCTCCATCGATGACCCGAACTACCACAAGATCGTCGAACAGCGGCGCCAAATCGTCCGCAACATCCACAAACCAACCGTCACAGTGCTCGACGAGACCCCTGGTGTTACGATGAGCAACGCTGGTCTGTCCATGCGCTCTGACACCTCAAAGTTCCTCAAGGTTGGTAAGGAACGTAAGAACAACCAGCGTGCCATCCGGATGCCGAAGAAAGAGCTGCTGGACTACCTCTTCAAACTGTTTGACGAGTACGACTACTGGTCCCTGAAAGGCCTGAAGGAGCGTACCCGCCAGCCAGAGGCCTATTTGAAGGAATCGCTGGATCAGGTGGCTCTACTTGTCAAAAAGGGTCCGTACGCGCTCAAGTACACTCTAAAGACTGAGTACAAAAAGCTAAAGGAAGCCGAGCGCTCTGCGCGGTTAGGCGAGCTTGCGGGAGCAGACGACCAAGATGGCGGCTCGCCAGACGGCTCTGGTCATCCGCGGAACCAGGATGAGCAGGATGAGGGCGAGGAGGATGTCGAGATGGAGGATATATTGTGA
- the PRP18 gene encoding mRNA splicing protein PRP18 (Syntenic homolog of Saccharomyces cerevisiae YGR006W (PRP18)), with product MDVADIEALIKSEASISTDIDPHSIPEGDPQLQLRCNLYIHTLIRRWEETEPVYLPECLPELKRHLFPLLVQLRRGSLQKDLLTTLASLLYHLQQEEFAQAEQCYLDLSLGKVAWPIGVAGVGIHSAHDTARRIGTTRANVMKDEETRDWILQVKRLITFSIKAEPQSSEDEDDED from the coding sequence ATGGACGTAGCCGACATAGAGGCTCTGATTAAGAGCGAGGCCTCAATCTCGACGGATATCGATCCGCATTCCATTCCGGAAGGTGATCCgcagctccagctgcgGTGTAATCTGTATATCCACACACTGATACGCAGGTGGGAGGAGACAGAGCCGGTATATTTGCCTGAATGTCTCCCAGAGCTCAAACGGCACCTGTTTCCTCTCCTTGTGCAGTTGCGGCGGGGTAGCCTGCAGAAGGACTTGTTGACTACGCTCGCATCGCTGCTATACCACTTGCAACAAGAAGAGTTCGCGCAGGCAGAGCAATGCTACCTGGACCTGAGTCTGGGCAAAGTAGCATGGCCTATCGGCGTGGCAGGCGTGGGCATTCACTCTGCGCACGATACGGCGCGGCGCATTGGTACTACTCGGGCCAACGTCATGAAGGATGAGGAGACCCGAGACTGGATCTTGCAGGTCAAACGGCTCATCACCTTTAGTATAAAAGCCGAGCCTCAGAGCAGCGAGGAtgaggacgacgaggactAG
- the SWC4 gene encoding Swc4p (Syntenic homolog of Saccharomyces cerevisiae YGR002C (SWC4)), with product MSSSDIFDVLNIQPKSSSPHPQTSQSNAGASKTPKPQVTGMQRELYNLLGDNTPPIVIQPTSKFKDRLASLTKPSPWTHTEFEATPYVKLSHWVKGSKELLEGQSPKSSFAKYDQKLTLPEFTEGEYQEFMAQAAKGANSDAPTWSYEEVQYLFDLCRRYDLRWHIVYDRYMYDESRTMEDIREMFYTVCQKYFQAKDPGNPLLPSLAYSKDQEIQRKKYLTRLLSRSAAEIAEEEALIMESRKFEMAAKKTLQEREAMLRLLDHPQGDANVSQFLTSQGMNQLYNNLLNDKQRRRKPDSAPPENPWMKQQQQFAQQKQQLQLQHQQHHQLRDQKRIEVKTDPVTPGSPKQDSPSPGRKASDQSAAPRMNKKQKLEMQTAMRRKQDSEYAQHLLKNFSSEERKSLGVTLHGEKLAPGVFLRSSKISTFKPSIQNKVVSVLQELGLPVRPAMPSAAVVQHHDELLRRIVTLLDLKRQQDKLEAEKAIVK from the coding sequence ATGTCATCCTCAGATATCTTTGATGTGCTAAATATACAGCCGAAATCGTCCTCTCCTCATCCACAGACCAGCCAATCTAATGCAGGTGCATCGAAAACCCCGAAGCCACAAGTGACGGGTATGCAAAGGGAACTGTACAACCTGCTCGGGGATAATACGCCTCCAATTGTGATACAGCCCACAAGCAAGTTCAAAGATAGGCTGGCTTCGCTCACGAAGCCCTCTCCTTGGACCCATACTGAGTTTGAGGCTACTCCGTACGTGAAGCTGAGCCATTGGGTGAAGGGCTCGAAAGAACTGCTTGAGGGACAAAGCCCGAAGAGCTCATTTGCCAAATATGACCAGAAACTGACGCTGCCTGAATTCACGGAGGGGGAGTACCAGGAATTTATGGCGCAAGCGGCAAAGGGAGCCAATTCTGACGCGCCAACATGGAGCTACGAAGAAGTGCAATACCTGTTTGACCTGTGTCGCCGATACGACCTGCGGTGGCATATAGTATACGACCGGTATATGTACGACGAGTCAAGAACGATGGAGGACATACGGGAGATGTTTTACACCGTATGCCAAAAGTACTTTCAGGCGAAAGACCCGGGAAACCCGCTACTACCATCCCTAGCGTATTCCAAAGACCAGGAAATACAGCGGAAGAAGTATTTGACGAGGCTGCTTTCGAGGTCGGCGGCTGAGATTGCTGAGGAAGAAGCGCTGATAATGGAATCTAGGAAGTTTGAGATGGCGGCAAAGAAAACTCTACAGGAGAGAGAGGCCATGCTCCGTTTGCTAGACCACCCGCAGGGCGACGCGAATGTCAGTCAGTTCCTGACCTCCCAAGGTATGAACCAGCTATATAACAACTTGTTGAACGACAAGCAGAGACGGCGCAAACCGGACTCAGCTCCTCCGGAGAATCCCTGGAtgaaacagcagcagcagtttGCTCAGCAGAAACAGCAATTACAGCTTCAGCATCAGCAGCATCACCAACTGCGCGACCAGAAACGAATTGAGGTGAAAACCGATCCTGTGACCCCCGGGTCGCCAAAACAGGATTCTCCTTCGCCTGGTAGAAAAGCTTCGGATCAGTCCGCTGCTCCTAGAATGAACAAGAAACAGAAACTAGAAATGCAAACCGCCATGAGGCGGAAACAGGATAGCGAGTATGCCCAGCATCTGCTGAAAAATTTCAGCTCTGAAGAACGGAAGAGTCTGGGCGTCACTTTGCATGGGGAGAAGCTAGCGCCAGGTGTTTTTCTTCGCTCCTCCAAGATATCTACATTTAAACCGTCAATCCAGAACAAAGTTGTTTCTGTATTGCAAGAACTGGGGCTTCCAGTTCGCCCGGCTATGCCGTCTGCAGCGGTAGTTCAGCATCATGACGAACTCCTACGGCGCATTGTAACTTTATTGGATCTGAAGAGACAGCAGGACAAATTGGAAGCCGAAAAGGCTATAGTGAAATGA
- the CUL3 gene encoding cullin CUL3 (Syntenic homolog of Saccharomyces cerevisiae YGR003W (CUL3)), with product MSSSKRIRIRAPGHVLNPKANDIETGWPVLANAIDMIYERRESTLSFEELYRLVYDLVLRKFGRELRTRILDTLQHKIWSAAKTEIPCTAQAAEFVDEMYALWERQHSCLNAVWGVTMYIDSSAGHSHGNDIYSVALMKMQNLILAPVLPRIVRYMLDELNRARESGVQAVNMQTYLRAAALARSLWLPELGPSSDLTKQLLEDTHTFYSSWRKKHADNPMRYIMEVDTVLKTEVELLRELGYTDATIKTCRTMVIEVLVSENIGFILPICLQECIDAGDEENLDLLLSLCTTDQDASQFLVALSECVEKEGMAIPDVSVSKRKADAAVAWVKALTKLRTKYTSPFKKYTDSNGCYLKTIGDALAALLSNQPAKTVDYLVMSIDSVLRSNTTLEEEQQELLERCISFFILMRDKDLFELSYRQQLSKRLLQRKSPFHLEQWMVGKMTQEVGIHYTSNLEGMLRDVKLSQGYSAKFSAPAAAAGAAYQMDVLTPTFWPFQQVETLAQDITLPDELAAARSSYEGLYVSQHSGRRLKWAYHLGSVEIGHQFGQSYHELTMSTYAATIFLLFRDYAELTTEQIQDLTAIPDAELQRQLISLAVAPRTRILTKTPPSRTIAPSDHFAVNTAFTAPTTKVRVATVVVKSEQAAALPDVLAASRVQAISAAVVRQLKTERTMAHTELQDAAVRALQRHFAVSTSMFKRAIQSLLEKEYIQRDAHSPDRYHYLA from the coding sequence ATGAGCTCGTCCAAGAGAATCCGCATTCGAGCCCCGGGGCATGTGCTCAACCCTAAGGCCAATGACATAGAAACGGGATGGCCGGTTCTCGCCAATGCGATAGATATGATATATGAGCGCCGGGAATCCACTCTGTCTTTTGAAGAACTGTACCGACTGGTGTACGACCTGGTGCTGCGCAAGTTTGGGCGCGAGCTGAGGACGCGGATACTGGACACGCTGCAGCACAAAATATGGTCGGCTGCCAAGACGGAAATTCCGTGCACTGCACAAGCGGCTGAGTTTGTGGACGAGATGTACGCTCTGTGGGAGCGCCAGCACTCGTGCCTGAATGCCGTCTGGGGCGTCACCATGTACATTGATTCGAGCGCTGGGCATTCCCATGGAAACGATATCTATTCGGTTGCCCTAATGAAGATGCAGAATCTGATTCTAGCGCCAGTGCTACCGCGTATTGTGCGCTACATGCTGGACGAACTAAACCGCGCGCGGGAATCTGGCGTGCAGGCGGTGAACATGCAGACATACCTCAGGGCAGCAGCGCTAGCCCGCAGCCTGTGGCTCCCTGAACTGGGGCCCAGCAGCGATCTTACtaagcagctgctggaggatACACATACGTTTTATTCCTCGTGGCGCAAGAAGCATGCCGACAACCCGATGCGGTATATCATGGAGGTCGATACGGTGCTCAAGACCGAGGTAGAGCTTTTACGGGAACTTGGCTACACCGACGCCACGATCAAAACATGCCGGACGATGGTGATTGAGGTGCTGGTGTCCGAGAACATTGGCTTTATTCTGCCAATATGCCTGCAGGAGTGCATTGATGCTGGCGACGAGGAAAACCTGGATCTACTACTCTCTCTATGCACCACCGACCAGGACGCATCCCAGTTCCTGGTTGCACTCTCCGAATGTGTCGAGAAAGAAGGCATGGCAATCCCGGATGTGTCCGTGTCGAAGCGCAAGGCAGATGCGGCCGTTGCCTGGGTTAAAGCGCTTACCAAGCTTCGAACAAAGTATACCAGTCCCTTCAAGAAGTATACTGACTCTAATGGGTGCTACCTGAAAACTATAGGGGATGCCCTGGCAGCGCTGCTCAGCAACCAGCCGGCCAAGACGGTGGACTATCTGGTCATGTCCATTGACAGCGTGCTGCGGAGCAATACCACACTCGAAGAGGAACAACAAGAATTGTTAGAGCGCTGCATATCGTTTTTTATTCTCATGCGGGACAAGGATCTCTTCGAGCTGTCTTACAGACAGCAGCTGTCCAAGCGCCTCCTGCAACGTAAGTCGCCGTTCCACCTAGAGCAGTGGATGGTGGGGAAAATGACACAGGAAGTGGGAATCCACTACACTTCCAACCTGGAAGGCATGTTGCGCGACGTCAAGCTCTCGCAGGGCTACTCCGCCAAGTTCAgtgcgcctgctgccgcagcaggcgcCGCGTACCAGATGGATGTCTTGACACCGACGTTCTGGCCGTTCCAGCAGGTGGAGACGCTGGCGCAGGACATCACACTGCCCGACGAGCTGGCAGCCGCCAGGTCCTCGTACGAGGGTCTCTACGTCTCGCAACACTCCGGACGCAGACTGAAGTGGGCATACCACCTGGGCTCCGTGGAGATCGGCCACCAGTTCGGCCAGTCTTACCACGAGCTCACGATGTCGACCTATGCCGCCACCATCTTCCTGCTCTTCCGAGACTACGCAGAACTGACCACCGAGCAGATCCAGGACCTGACCGCAATCCCAGATGccgagctgcagcgccagctcATCTCGCTCGCCGTCGCGCCGCGCACACGCATCCTCACCAAAACCCCTCCCTCCCGCACCATCGCGCCCTCGGACCACTTTGCAGTCAACACGGCGTTCACGGCGCCGACCACCAAGGTCCGCGTCGCCACTGTCGTGGTCAAGTCCGAGCAGGCGGCCGCGCTACCAGATGTCCTCGCCGCCAGTAGGGTCCAGGCCATATCCGCCGCGGTTGTGCGCCAGCTCAAGACAGAGCGCACCATGGCACACACAGAGCTCCAGGACGCAGCGGTGCGCGCGCTCCAGCGCCACTTCGCCGTGTCCACGTCCATGTTCAAGCGCGCGATCCAGTCCCTGCTCGAGAAGGAGTACATACAGCGCGACGCGCACAGTCCAGACCGCTACCACTACCTGGCCTAG